Proteins encoded in a region of the Phacochoerus africanus isolate WHEZ1 chromosome 8, ROS_Pafr_v1, whole genome shotgun sequence genome:
- the LOC125134623 gene encoding LOW QUALITY PROTEIN: 40S ribosomal protein SA-like (The sequence of the model RefSeq protein was modified relative to this genomic sequence to represent the inferred CDS: inserted 2 bases in 1 codon) has translation MSGALDVLQMKEEDVLKFLAAGTHLGGTNLDFQREQYIYKRKSDGIYVINLQRTWEKLLLVARAIVAIENPADVSVISSRNTGQXELCFAAATGATPIAGRFTPGTFTNQIQAAFREPRLLVVIDPRADHQPLTEASYVNLPAIALCNTDSPLRYVDIAILCNNKGALSVGLMWWMLAQEVLRMRGTISCEHPWEVMPDLSFYRDPEESEKEEQATAEKAVTKEEFQGEWTAPAPEFTATQPEVANWSEGVQVPSVPIQQFPTEDWSAQPTTEDWSAVPTVQATEWVGTTTELS, from the exons ATGTCCGGAGCCCTCGATGTCTTGCAAATGAAAGAGGAGGATGTCCTCAAGTTCCTTGCAGCAGGAACCCACCTTGGTGGCACCAATCTTGACTTCCAAAGGGAACAGTACATCTACAAAAGGAAAAGTGATGGCATCTACGTCATAAATCTGCAGAGAACCTGGGAGAAACTTCTGTTGGTGGCTCGTGCCATTGTTGCCATTGAAAACCCAGCTGATGTCAGTGTCATATCCTCCAGGAACACTGGCCA TGAGCTGTGCTTTGCTGCTGCTACTGGAGCCACTCCTATTGCTGGCCGCTTCACTCCTGGAACCTTCACTAACCAGATCCAGGCAGCCTTCCGGGAGCCAAGACTTCTGGTGGTTATTGATCCCAGGGCTGACCACCAGCCTCTCACAGAGGCCTCTTATGTTAACCTGCCTGCCATTGCTCTGTGTAACACAGACTCACCTCTGCGTTATGTGGACATTGCCATCCTGTGCAACAACAAGGGAGCTCTCTCAGTGGGTCTGATGTGGTGGATGCTCGCCCAGGAAGTTCTGCGCATGCGTGGCACCATCTCCTGTGAACACCCATGGGAAGTCATGCCTGACCTCTCCTTCTACAGAGATCCTGAAGAGAGTGAAAAGGAAGAGCAGGCCACAGCTGAGAAGGCTGTGACCAAGGAGGAGTTTCAGGGTGAATGGACTGCGCCAGCTCCTGAGTTCACTGCCACTCAACCTGAGGTGGCAAATTGGTCCGAAGGTGTGCAGGTGCCTTCTGTGCCCATCCAGCAATTCCCTACTGAAGATTGGAGTGCTCAGCCTACCACTGAAGATTGGTctgcagttcccactgtgcaGGCCACCGAATGGGTAGGAACAACCACTGAGTTGTCTTAA